A part of Dryobates pubescens isolate bDryPub1 chromosome 3, bDryPub1.pri, whole genome shotgun sequence genomic DNA contains:
- the CAD gene encoding CAD protein isoform X2, giving the protein MGRLVLQDGTVLHGRPFGATGAAVSGEVVFQTGMVGYPEALTDPSYKAQILVLTYPLVGNYGVPRDETDPFGLSRWFESSKIHVAALVVGECSETPSHWSASRSLHQWLKEQNILGLQGVDTRALTKKIREKGTLLGKLVPDGIPEESLCFEDPNKRHLVQEVSLKTPRVFNPGGSLRITAIDCGLKHNQVRCLCERGAAVTVVPWDHPLDTTDFDGLFISNGPGDPQLCQATVSSLRRVLDMPQPKPVFGICLGHQLLSLAIGAHTYKMKYGNRGHNQPCLHEDTRRCFITAQNHGFAVEAGSLPPGWVPLFTNANDGSNEGLVHQHKPFFSVQFHPEHRAGPTDLEGLFDVFVETVRDLQRGEGSTRTVRERLQDWLTYTKVPAGDQDLVRPRKVLILGSGGLSIGQAGEFDYSGSQAIKALKEENIQTVLINPNIATVQTSKGLADKVYFLPITPEYVTQVIRNERPDGVLLTFGGQTALNCGVELTKAGVLERYHVQVLGTPVTSIEMTEDRKVFVEKMEEIGEHVAPSEAAASLEQAQAAADRLGYPVLVRSAYALGGLGSGFANTREELVALVSQAFTHTSQVLVDKSLKGWKEIEYEVVRDAYNNCVTVCNMENLDPLGIHTGESIVVAPSQTLNDTEYFMLRRTAVKVVQHLGIVGECNIQFALNPESEQYYIIEVNARLSRSSALASKATGYPLAYVAAKLALGIPLPILRNSVTNSTTANFEPSLDYCVVKIPRWDLSKFLRVSTKIGSSMKSVGEVMAIGRNFEEAFQKALRMVDENCVGFDHTVKRASDVELETPTDKRIFVLAAALRAGYSIERLYELTKIDRWFLHKMKNITDHAELLESYREEQSTMPPAVLMRAKQLGFSDKQVALAVLSTELAVRKMRHDLQILPVVKQIDTVAAEWPAQTNYLYLTYNGTEHDLTFREPHVMVIGSGVYRIGSSVEFDWCAVGCIQELRKMGFKTIMVNYNPETVSTDYDMCDRLYFDEISFEVVMDIYELENPEGVILSMGGQLPNNIAMALHRQQCRILGTSPEAIDSAENRFKFSRLLDSIGISQPLWKELSDMESAKHFCCKVGYPCVVRPSYVLSGAAMNVAYSDSDLEKFLSNAVAVSKEQPVVISKFIQEAKEIDVDAVACDGVVVAIAISEHVENAGVHSGDATLVTPPQDITPKTLERIKAIVHAIGQELQVTGPFNLQLIAKDDQLKVIECNVRVSRSFPFVSKTLGVDLVALASQVIMGEDVEPVGLMTGTGIVGVKVPQFSFSRLAGADVVLGVEMTSTGEVACFGENRCEAYLKAMLSTGFKIPKKNILLTIGSYKNKSELLPTVRTLESLGYKLYASLGTADFYTEHGIKVMAVDWHFDEADGSEAGARETQRSILDYLAENHFEMVINLSMRNSGGRRLSSFVTKGYRTRRLAVDYSVPLIIDIKCTKLFVEALGQIGAAPPLKMHVDCMTSQKLIRLPGLIDVHVHLREPGGTHKEDFASGTAAALAGGVTMVCAMPNTSPAITDAASFTLVQKLAEAGARCDFALFLGASSENASLLGPLAGAAAGLKLYLNDTFSNLRMDDVSLWMEHFERWPRHLPVVAHAERQTVAAVLMVAQLYQRPVHICHVARREEILLIKAAKQKGVPVTCEVAPHHLFLCRDDLGRLGEGRAAVRPALGTRQDLEALWENMDTIDCFATDHAPHTLEEKEGQEPPPGFPGLETILPLLLTAVSDGRLTVEDIIQRLYENPRKIFGLPAQEDTYVEVDLEHEWIIPSAMAFSKARWTPFEGMKVKGTVRRVVLRGEVAYIDGQVLVPPGYGQDVKKWPSGAVMAPHAAPTKESTKTPERPRHVVAAEMLRGRASSPRRAGPAGEGRFHLPPRIHRASDPGLPAEDAREKASRKAVEADPAVIQDSYFYPPGPFPRQASPQGAPHFQTSPLLHPLVGQHVLSVQQFSKEQMSHLFNVAHTLRMLVQKERSLDILKGKVMASMFYEASTRTSSSFAAAMSRLGGSVLSFSEATSSVQKGESLADSVQTMCCYADVLVLRHPQPGAVELAAKHCRKPVINAGDGVGEHPTQALLDIFTIREELGTVNGMTITMVGDLKHGRTVHSLARLLTQYRVNLRYVTPPGLQMPPDITSFVASKGIKQEEFGSIEEALPDTDVLYMTRIQKERFRLTEEYEACFGQFILTPHIMTRAKEKMVVMHPLPRVNEISVEVDSDPRAAYFRQAENGMYMRMALLATVLGRY; this is encoded by the exons ATGGGTCGCCTAGTGCTGCAGGATGGGACGGTGCTGCACGGACGCCCCTTCGGGGCTACCGGGGCTGCCGTCTCCGGAGAAGTCG TATTCCAGACCGGCATGGTCGGTTACCCGGAGGCCCTCACCGACCCGTCCTACAAGGCGCAGATCCTGGTGCTCACTTACCCGCTGGTCGGTAACTACGGGGTGCCCCGGGACGAGACCGACCCCTTCGGCCTCAGCAGG TGGTTTGAGTCCAGCAAGATCCACGTGGCTGCACTGGTGGTGGGCGAGTGCTCGGAGACCCCCAGCCACTGGAGTGCGTCACGCTCTCTTCACCAGTGGCTGAAGGAGCAGAATATCCTCGGGCTGCAAG GGGTTGACACCCGGGCCCTGACAAAGAAGATTCGTGAGAAGGGGACgctgctggggaagctggtGCCTGATGGGATCCCCGAGGAGAGCCTCTGCTTTGAGGACCCCAACAAACGGCACCTGgtgcaggaggtgtccctgaag ACACCCCGTGTGTTCAACCCTGGAGGGTCACTGCGCATTACGGCCATTGACTGTGGCCTCAAGCACAACCAGGTGCGGTGCCTGTGTGAGCGAGGGGCAGCCGTCACTGTGGTGCCCTGGGACCACCCACTGGACACCACAG ATTTCGATGGGCTTTTCATCAGCAATGGCCCTGGggacccacagctctgccaggcgaCAGTGTCCAGTTTGCGCCGGGTGCTGGACAtgccccagcccaagccagTCTTTGGGATCTGCCTGGGCCATCAGCTGCTGTCTCTGGCCATTGGTGCCCACACCTACAAGATGAA GTACGGGAACCGCGGGCACAACCAGCCATGCCTGCACGAGGACACGCGGCGCTGCTTCATCACAGCTCAGAACCATGGCTTCGCAGTggaggcaggcagcctgccGCCTGGCTGGGTTCCGCTCTTCACCAACGCCAATGACGGCTCCAATGAGGGCCTTGTCCACCAGCACAAGCCCTTCTTCAG TGTTCAGTTTCACCCGGAGCATCGTGCCGGCCCCACGGACCTGGAGGGGCTCTTTGACGTCTTTGTGGAGACTGTGCGGGACTTGCAGAGGGGGGAAGGCAGCACCCGGACAG TGCGGGAGCGCCTGCAGGATTGGCTGACCTACACCAAGGTGCCGGCAGGGGATCAGGATTTGGTCCGGCCCCGCAAGGTGCTGATCCTGGGCTCTGGTGGCCTTTCCATTGGGCAGGCAGGCGAGTTTGACTACTCAGGGTCACAG GCCATCAAAGCACTGAAGGAGGAGAACATCCAGACAGTGCTGATCAACCCAAACATTGCCACGGTGCAGACCTCCAAGGGGCTGGCAGACAAGGTCTACTTCCTACCCATCACTCCTGAGTATGTGACTCAG GTGATCCGGAATGAGCGTCCCGATGGGGTGCTGCTGACCTTTGGGGGACAGACGGCCCTCAACTGTGGTGTGGAGCTGACCAAAGCAGGTGTGCTGGAGCGGTACCACGTGCAGGTGCTGGGCACCCCAGTCACCTCCATCGAGATGACAGAGGATCGCAAGGTCTTCGTGGAGAAGATGGAGGAGATTGGGGAGCATGTGGCACCCAGcgaggctgctgcttccctggagcAG gcacaggcagcagctgaccgCTTGGGGTACCCAGTGCTTGTGCGCTCTGCCTATGCCCTTGGCGGCCTGGGCTCTGGCTTTGCCAACACCCGGGAGGAACTGGTGGCACTGGTGAGCCAGGCCTTCACCCATACCTCCcaggtcctggtggacaagtccctgaaaggctGGAAGGAGATTGAATATGAGGTGGTACGGGATGCCTACAACAACTGTGTCACG GTGTGCAACATGGAGAACCTGGACCCACTGGGGATCCACACGGGTGAGTCCATCGTGGTGGCTCCCAGCCAGACCCTCAATGACACTGAGTACTTCATGCTGCGGCGCACAGCCGTGAAGGTGGTGCAGCACCTCGGCATCGTGGGCGAGTGCAACATCCAGTTCGCCCTGAACCCTGAGTCTGAGCAG TACTATATCATCGAGGTGAATGCCCGGCTTTCCCGCAGCTCAGCCCTAGCCAGCAAGGCCACTGGCTACCCTCTGGCTTATGTGGCTGCTAAGTTGGCCCTGGGCATCCCCCTGCCCATCCTCAG AAACTCTGTCACCAACTCCACCACAGCAAACTTTGAGCCTAGCCTGGACTACTGTGTGGTGAAGATCCCACGCTGGGATCTCAGCAAGTTCCTGCGTGTCAGCACCAAGATTGGCAGCTCTATGAAGAGTGTGG GGGAGGTCATGGCTATCGGGAGGAACTTCGAGGAAGCTTTTCAGAAGGCATTGAGGATGGTGGATGAGAACTGCGTGGGCTTCGATCACACTGTGAAGCGAGCCTCGGACGTG GAACTAGAGACACCAACAGACAAGCGAATCTTTGTGCTGGCGGCCGCGCTGCGGGCCGGCTACTCCATCGAGCGGCTCTATGAGCTGACCAAGATCGACCGCTGGTTCCTGCACAAGATGAAGAACATCACAGACCacgcagagctgctggagtcatACCGCGAGGAGCAGAGCACCATGCCGCCCGCCGTGCTCATGAGGGCCAAGCAGCTTGGGTTCTCTGACAAACAGGTGGCCCTGGCCGTGCTCag CACCGAGCTGGCCGTGCGGAAGATGCGGCATGACCTGCAGATCCTGCCGGTGGTGAAGCAGATTGACACGGTGGCAGCGGAGTGGCCAGCCCAAACCAACTACCTGTACCTGACCTACAACGGCACTGAGCACGACCTGACCTTCCGCGAGCCCCACGTCATGGTCATCGGCTCTGGTGTCTACCGCATTGGCAGCAGCGTCGAGTTTGACTGGTGTGCTGTGGGCTGCATCCAGGAGCTCCGCAAG ATGGGCTTCAAGACCATCATGGTGAACTACAACCCTGAGACAGTAAGCACTGATTATGACATGTGTGACCGCCTCTACTTTGATGAGATCTCCTTTGAG GTGGTGATGGACATCTATGAGCTGGAGAATCCTGAGGGGGTGATCCTGTCCATGGGCGGGCAGCTGCCCAACAACATCGCCATGGCCCTGCACCGGCAGCAGTGCCGCATCCTGGGCACCTCCCCAGAGGCAATCGACTCAGCGGAGAACCGCTTCAAGTTCTCCCGCCTGCTCGACTCCATCGGCATCAGCCAGCCCCTCTGGAAGGAGCTCTCCGACATGGAG TCAGCCAAGCACTTCTGCTGCAAGGTGGGATACCCCTGTGTCGTGCGTCCCTCCTATGTTCTCAGTGGTGCTGCCATGAATGTGGCTTACTCAGACAGTGACCTAGAGAAGTTCCTGAGCAACGCCGTGGCTGTGTCCAAGGAGCAGCCTGTTGTCATCTCCAAGTTCATCCAGGAAGCCAAG GAGATTGACGTGGATGCAGTGGCGTGTGACGGCGTGGTGGTAGCCATTGCCATCTCGGAGCATGTGGAGAATGCTGGGGTGCACTCAGGTGATGCCACACTGGTTACACCCCCCCAGGACATCACACCTAAGACACTGGAGCGTATCAAGGCTATTGTCCACGCCattgggcaggagctgcaggtcaCCGGACCCTTCAACCTGCAGCTCATTGCCAAG GACGACCAGCTGAAGGTGATTGAGTGCAACGTCCGAGTCTCCCGCTCCTTTCCCTTTGTCTCCAAGACCCTGGGGGTGGACCTGGTGGCACTGGCCAGCCAAGTGATCATGGGTGAGGATGTGGAGCCTGTGGGGCTGATGACTGGCACAGGCATTGTTGGTGTCAAG GTGCCCCAGTTCTCCTTCTCACGCCTGGCGGGTGCTGATGTGGTGCTGGGCGTGGAGATGACCAGCACAGGTGAGGTGGCCTGCTTTGGGGAGAACCGCTGTGAGGCTTACCTGaaggccatgctcagcaccgGTTTCAAGATCCCCAAGAAGAACATCCTGCTGACCATTGGCAGCTACAAG AACAAGAGCGAGCTGCTTCCAACGGTGCGGACCCTGGAGAGCCTCGGCTACAAGCTGTATGCCAGCCTTGGCACTGCTGACTTCTACACTGAGCATGGCATCAAG GTGATGGCTGTGGACTGGCACTTTGATGAGGCAGATGGTAGCGAGGCCGGTGCCCGGGAGACCCAGCGCAGCATCCTGGACTACCTGGCTGAGAACCATTTTGAGATGGTCATCAACCTCTCAATGCGCAACTCCGGGGGCCGCCGGCTCTCCTCTTTTGTCACCAAGGGCTACCGCACTCGGCGCCTGGCTGTCGACTACTCCGTGCCCCTCATCATTGACATCAAGTGCACCAAGCTCTTTGTGGAG gctctgggccAGATCGGGGCAGCCCCTCCGCTGAAGATGCACGTGGACTGCATGACCTCCCAGAAGCTTATCCGTCTACCAG GGCTGATTGACGTCCATGTCCACCTCCGTGAGCCAGGCGGCACACACAAGGAGGACTTTGCatcaggcacagcagctgccctggctggtggTGTCACCATGGTGTGTGCCATGCCCAATACCAGTCCTGCCATCACTGATGCCGCCTCCTTCACCCTGGTGCAGAAG CTGGCCGAGGCCGGTGCCCGCTGTGACTTTGCCCTCTTTCTGGGGGCTTCCTCAGAGAATGCCAGCTTGCTGGGCCCCttggctggggcagctgctgggctcaaGCTCTACCTGAATGACACCTTCTCCAACCTGCGGATGGATGACGTGTCACTGTGGATGGAG CACTTTGAGCGGTGGCCACGGCATCTGCCCGTGGTGGCACACGCAGAACGGCAGACGGTGGCTGCTGTCCTGATGGTGGCCCAGCTGTACCAGCGCCCCGTGCACATCTGCCACGTGGCCCGCAGGGAGGAG ATCCTCCTCATCAAGGCAGCCAAGCAGAAGGGGGTGCCGGTGACCTGCGAAGTGGCCCCACACCACCTCTTCCTGTGCCGGGATGACTTGGGGCGCCTTGGGGAGGGCCGAGCGGCTGTGCGGCCAGCGCTGGGCACGCGCCAGGACTTGGAGGCTCTCTGGGAGAACATGGACACTATTGACTGCTTTGCCACAGATCACG CCCCCCACacactggaggagaaggaagggcaggagccacctcctggcttcccCGGCCTGGAGACGATTCTGCCACTGCTACTGACTGCTGTCTCTGACGGACGCCTTACTGTGGAGGACATCATCCAGCGCCTCTATGAGAACCCCCGCAAGATCTTTGGGTTACCAGCACAGGAGGACACCTATGTGGAG GTGGACCTGGAGCATGAGTGGATCatccccagtgccatggccttCTCGAAGGCTCGTTGGACACCCTTTGAGGGCATGAAAGTGAAGGGGACAGTGCGGAGGGTGGTCCTACGTGGGGAGGTTGCCTACATCGACGGGCAG GTCCTGGTGCCTCCTGGATATGGGCAGGATGTGAAGAAGTGGCCCTCAGGAGCTGTGATGGCACCACATGCAGCCCCCACCAAGGAGAGCACAAAG ACGCCTGAGCGGCCGCGGCATGTGGTAGCTGCTGAGATGCTACGTGGCCGAGCTTCCAGCCCCCGCCGAGCCGGCCCTGCGGGTGAGGGACGCTTCCACCTCCCGCCCCGCATTCACCGGGCCTCTGACCCGGGGCTGCCAG CTGAGGATGCCCGTGAGAAGGCCAGCAGGAAGGCAGTGGAAGCAG ATCCAGCTGTGATCCAAGACAGCTACTTCTACCCACCGGGCCCCTTCCCACGCCAGGCATCCCCCCAGGGTGCACCCCACTTCCAGACCTCCCCACTGCTGCACCCCCTTGTTGGGCAACATGTCCTTTCTGTCCAGCAGTTCTCCAAGGAACAG ATGTCACATCTGTTCAATGTGGCACACACCCTGCGCATGCTGGTGCAGAAGGAGCGGAGCCTGGACATACTCAAG GGCAAGGTGATGGCATCCATGTTCTACGAGGCAAGCACACGGACCAGCAGCTCCTTCGCAGCAGCAATGAGCCGGTTGGGTGGCTCTGTCCTGTCTTTCTCAGAGGCTACCTCCTCGGTGCAGAAGGGCGAGTCGCTGGCTGACTCGGTGCAGACAATGTGCTGCTACGCTGACGTGCTGGTACTGCggcacccccagcctggtgccGTCGAG